The Parabacteroides sp. AD58 genome includes a window with the following:
- a CDS encoding TetR/AcrR family transcriptional regulator: MPMTVSKTREMLIDVARQLFARMGVDNTTMNDIALASKKGRRTLYTYFKSKNEIYLAVVESELNRLHKMLCDVAEKDLPADEKLMTFIYARLDAVKALVFRNGTLRATFFRDIWRVEKVRKSFDMREIEILKGILDDGVKEGIFSMPDTEITALVLHHALKGLEVPYIRGIMGDNISQRIQRRDNVMNLIFNGIKIKK; this comes from the coding sequence ATGCCGATGACAGTTTCAAAAACGAGGGAAATGTTGATCGATGTGGCCAGACAACTGTTTGCCCGCATGGGGGTTGATAATACCACGATGAATGATATTGCACTGGCTTCCAAAAAAGGACGCCGGACTCTATACACCTATTTCAAAAGCAAGAACGAAATTTACCTGGCTGTAGTCGAATCTGAATTAAATCGCCTACACAAGATGCTGTGCGATGTAGCAGAGAAAGACTTACCAGCCGATGAGAAATTAATGACTTTCATCTACGCACGCCTGGATGCCGTGAAGGCTTTGGTTTTCCGCAACGGGACATTGCGTGCAACTTTCTTCCGGGATATATGGCGAGTAGAAAAAGTTCGGAAAAGCTTTGATATGCGTGAAATAGAAATTCTAAAAGGAATCTTGGATGACGGCGTAAAAGAAGGCATTTTTTCCATGCCGGATACCGAGATCACAGCACTGGTTCTGCACCATGCCTTAAAAGGATTGGAAGTACCTTATATCCGAGGTATTATGGGCGATAACATCAGCCAGCGGATCCAACGGAGAGACAATGTAATGAATTTAATATTCAATGGTATTAAGATAAAGAAATAA
- a CDS encoding 3-oxoacyl-ACP synthase III family protein — protein MYINATGFYVPEARVDNQHFLELNGLTSEWIEQRTGIRTRAIAKPEENINTMSMEAIRNALPLLPYDITEVDLIISASYSPYDTVATAAHKAQFEFNIENAKALYLSSACSSFLNALEVVEGYFAMGKASKALILGADKNSAYWNETDPKAGHLWGDAAAAFFISKERITEKDPEIIEIYTQGLGYLPKAPEAVHLRPRDGGIMMPEGRDVFIQACTYMPKNVLFLLEKNGYTLNDLSYFIGHQANMRIMPNIAKQLNLPEEKFLHNIEELGNTGSVSSALVYAQNAHTFKKNDLIALTVFGGGYSTGACLIKC, from the coding sequence ATGTATATTAATGCGACAGGTTTTTATGTACCCGAAGCGCGGGTAGATAACCAACATTTTTTGGAGTTGAATGGCTTAACCAGCGAATGGATCGAACAACGTACAGGAATCCGTACACGTGCGATAGCGAAACCGGAAGAAAATATCAACACAATGAGTATGGAAGCTATCCGTAATGCTCTGCCTCTGTTACCTTACGACATTACCGAGGTAGATCTTATTATTTCCGCCTCCTATTCACCTTACGACACAGTAGCAACTGCAGCCCACAAGGCTCAGTTTGAATTCAATATCGAAAATGCAAAAGCTTTATATTTGTCCTCAGCTTGTTCTTCTTTCCTCAATGCACTGGAGGTTGTAGAAGGCTATTTTGCTATGGGCAAAGCAAGCAAAGCATTGATTCTGGGAGCCGATAAGAACTCAGCTTATTGGAATGAGACCGATCCGAAAGCCGGACATTTATGGGGAGATGCAGCAGCAGCTTTCTTCATTTCCAAAGAACGAATCACTGAAAAAGATCCTGAAATCATTGAAATATATACACAAGGGCTCGGTTATCTGCCGAAAGCTCCTGAAGCCGTTCATCTGCGCCCTCGTGATGGTGGTATTATGATGCCAGAAGGACGTGATGTATTCATCCAGGCATGTACCTATATGCCCAAGAATGTATTATTCCTATTAGAAAAAAATGGATATACACTGAATGACTTAAGCTATTTTATCGGGCATCAGGCAAATATGCGTATCATGCCCAACATCGCCAAACAATTGAACTTGCCGGAAGAAAAGTTCCTACACAACATCGAAGAATTAGGGAACACCGGTTCGGTTAGTTCAGCCTTAGTATATGCTCAAAATGCACATACATTCAAGAAAAATGATTTGATAGCTCTGACAGTCTTTGGCGGAGGTTATTCAACAGGTGCTTGTTTGATTAAATGTTAA
- the fabG gene encoding 3-oxoacyl-[acyl-carrier-protein] reductase codes for MKLLEGKVAVITGAARGIGKAVALKFASEGANIAFTDLVIDENGLATQKELEALGVKAKGYASNAANFEETHQVIAEIVKDFGRIDVLVNNAGITKDGLMMRMSEGQWDAVLNVNLKSAFNFIHACTPIMMKQRSGSIINMASVVGVHGNAGQCNYSASKAGMIGLAKSIAQELGSRGIRANAIAPGFIITDMTAALPEEIRQEWCKKIPLRRGGTPEDVANIATFLASDMSSYVSGQVIQVDGGMNM; via the coding sequence ATGAAATTATTGGAAGGTAAAGTAGCCGTTATTACCGGCGCTGCCCGCGGCATCGGAAAAGCCGTTGCATTGAAGTTCGCTTCAGAAGGGGCAAACATTGCATTTACTGATTTGGTAATCGACGAGAATGGTTTGGCTACACAGAAAGAATTGGAAGCCTTAGGCGTGAAAGCCAAAGGTTATGCTTCCAATGCAGCCAACTTCGAAGAAACACATCAGGTGATAGCTGAGATTGTAAAAGATTTCGGACGTATTGATGTTTTGGTAAACAATGCTGGTATTACTAAAGACGGTCTGATGATGCGTATGAGCGAAGGTCAGTGGGATGCCGTACTGAATGTCAATCTGAAATCTGCCTTCAACTTTATTCATGCTTGTACACCGATTATGATGAAACAGCGTTCTGGCAGTATCATCAATATGGCTTCAGTGGTTGGAGTTCACGGAAATGCAGGCCAGTGTAACTACTCTGCTTCAAAGGCAGGTATGATTGGCTTAGCAAAATCAATTGCTCAAGAATTGGGTTCTCGCGGTATTCGTGCCAATGCAATTGCTCCGGGCTTTATTATCACAGATATGACAGCAGCTTTGCCAGAAGAAATCCGTCAGGAATGGTGCAAGAAAATACCTTTGCGCCGTGGTGGTACACCGGAAGATGTGGCTAATATCGCTACATTCTTGGCTTCTGATATGTCTTCTTATGTATCAGGTCAGGTTATCCAGGTTGACGGTGGTATGAATATGTAA
- a CDS encoding RluA family pseudouridine synthase, protein MEVIYEDNHIIAVNKTCREIVQGDKTGDTPLSELLKTWLKEKYNKPGNVFVGVTHRLDRPVSGVVIFAKTSKALSRLNEMFRSGGVKKTYWAIVKNRPPKEEDELVNWLVRNEKQNKSYAYDTERPNAKKAVLHYRVIAHSDKYYLLEIDLKTGRHHQIRCQLAKMGCPIKGDLKYGFDRSNPDGGISLHAHSASFIHPVSKEAIQIIAPVPNDNLWKAITAGL, encoded by the coding sequence GTGGAAGTCATCTACGAAGACAATCATATTATAGCCGTCAACAAGACGTGCCGGGAAATTGTTCAGGGCGACAAAACAGGTGATACACCGTTGTCTGAACTACTGAAAACCTGGCTGAAAGAGAAATATAATAAGCCGGGAAATGTATTTGTCGGTGTTACCCATCGTCTGGATCGTCCGGTGAGTGGTGTAGTTATCTTTGCCAAGACCAGTAAAGCTCTTTCCCGCTTGAATGAAATGTTCCGTAGTGGCGGTGTCAAGAAAACCTACTGGGCTATCGTGAAGAACCGGCCTCCTAAAGAAGAAGATGAATTGGTAAACTGGCTGGTAAGAAACGAGAAACAAAACAAGAGTTATGCCTATGATACCGAACGTCCGAACGCCAAAAAGGCTGTTCTGCACTACCGGGTGATTGCTCATTCCGACAAATATTACCTGTTGGAGATTGATCTAAAAACCGGTCGCCATCATCAGATACGATGCCAGTTAGCGAAAATGGGATGTCCGATTAAAGGAGACCTCAAATACGGATTTGACCGTTCTAATCCTGACGGAGGAATCAGCCTGCATGCCCACAGTGCGTCCTTTATTCATCCGGTATCCAAAGAAGCAATCCAGATCATTGCACCCGTTCCTAACGACAATTTATGGAAAGCGATTACTGCGGGATTATAA